The proteins below are encoded in one region of Mycobacteriales bacterium:
- a CDS encoding prepilin-type N-terminal cleavage/methylation domain-containing protein: protein LARLRKVEDEGGFTLIELLVVIIIIGILAAIAIPSFLSQRKKGWEAASKSELRNAAVAQESYFTENATYTTDKTATGLGGEGFNASTKVTLNVVSASSTAYCMSAVHTSGGATYYLTNTGGQPTTTPCT, encoded by the coding sequence GCTCGCTCGTCTGCGCAAGGTCGAGGACGAGGGTGGCTTCACCCTCATCGAGCTCCTCGTCGTCATCATCATCATCGGCATCCTCGCCGCGATCGCGATCCCGTCGTTCCTGAGCCAGCGCAAGAAGGGCTGGGAGGCGGCGTCGAAGTCGGAGCTCCGCAACGCCGCGGTGGCGCAGGAGTCGTACTTCACGGAGAACGCGACGTACACGACGGACAAGACCGCGACCGGCCTCGGCGGCGAGGGCTTCAACGCCTCCACCAAGGTCACGCTGAACGTCGTCAGCGCGAGCTCGACCGCGTACTGCATGAGCGCCGTGCACACCAGCGGTGGCGCGACGTACTACCTGACCAACACCGGTGGCCAGCCCACCACCACGCCCTGCACCTGA
- a CDS encoding prepilin-type N-terminal cleavage/methylation domain-containing protein gives MDGGATRDEGFTLIELLVVIVVLAVLAAIAIPNFLAQRDKAHRTSAVSDMKHAALAIESWAVDHEGSYAGLNGATQDTPALTDEGFRSTDWVSVTVSATHDSYCIRGTNERLPGKEFVFRNADGVVEMGSPGAIPC, from the coding sequence ATGGACGGCGGCGCGACGCGTGACGAGGGCTTCACGCTGATCGAGCTCCTCGTCGTGATCGTGGTCCTGGCCGTGCTGGCCGCCATCGCGATCCCGAACTTCCTCGCGCAGCGCGACAAGGCGCACCGCACCTCCGCCGTCTCCGACATGAAGCACGCGGCGCTGGCGATCGAGAGCTGGGCCGTCGACCACGAGGGCTCCTACGCCGGCCTGAACGGCGCGACGCAGGACACGCCGGCGCTGACCGACGAGGGCTTCCGCAGCACCGACTGGGTGTCGGTGACCGTGAGCGCGACCCACGACTCCTACTGCATCCGCGGGACGAACGAGCGGCTGCCCGGCAAGGAGTTCGTCTTCCGTAATGCGGACGGCGTAGTCGAGATGGGCTCTCCGGGCGCCATCCCGTGCTGA
- a CDS encoding prepilin-type N-terminal cleavage/methylation domain-containing protein produces the protein MTDTPHRRLRRAAGCLRPGERRRRRLAGDEGFTLPEMMVALMIIGLVLLTTGGALITSVVAQRLQERNVRGTQLGNAIVEQMRALPWDSLGFYASDSGYTATYQSRETVTLAEVSPHDSRVPSPAPYTVTQGGISYTAQVHVVWEDDASDGTGAADTNGTHDFKHVYVDLSWLGAKATRSVSVEGTRAPTIEEVAPAGQAAVTPFVIKSYAATPTTSTIDGSGLTTATLAFSATTSTVATSMTISYKDRNNTTKTLAMSAPAGTGSTWTASLPTGSGPFNSGSVTYSLAAVGPLGAAASSNVSVSYSVSTTPSFNIDTHAVSPSSVQLDAAGYTTQQMTVTVHTTTPASAVSVKYAGKTGTSAGFALNSSDAGQTWTKVFPVGTGPFNSGGSTFTVTGTSQGGATAQWATTVTMLAASATPVAIVGVTVSPTPFCVSDSAYTLWQSTIYYIGVSGVSSTDVVDVTFNDDSKTSASLTNGFLYNGYYVFQTTLPTTMKWSAAGTALVASINARRVSDNTQTPGNYSTTIKRTSKANQC, from the coding sequence ATGACCGACACTCCGCACCGCCGCCTCCGGCGAGCAGCGGGCTGCCTGCGTCCCGGGGAGCGCCGCCGCCGTCGCCTCGCCGGCGACGAGGGGTTCACGCTCCCCGAGATGATGGTCGCGTTGATGATCATCGGTCTCGTCCTGCTGACCACGGGCGGGGCGCTGATCACCTCGGTCGTCGCGCAGCGGCTCCAGGAGCGGAACGTCCGCGGCACCCAGCTCGGCAACGCGATCGTCGAGCAGATGCGCGCGCTGCCCTGGGACTCGCTCGGCTTCTACGCGTCGGACTCCGGCTACACCGCGACGTACCAGAGCCGCGAGACGGTGACGCTGGCGGAGGTGTCGCCGCACGACTCGCGCGTCCCGAGCCCGGCGCCGTACACGGTCACCCAGGGCGGGATCAGCTACACCGCCCAGGTGCACGTCGTCTGGGAGGACGACGCCTCCGACGGCACCGGCGCCGCCGACACGAACGGCACCCACGACTTCAAGCACGTCTACGTCGACCTGTCCTGGCTCGGCGCGAAGGCGACGCGCAGCGTCTCCGTCGAGGGCACCCGCGCGCCGACGATCGAGGAGGTCGCGCCGGCGGGGCAGGCGGCGGTCACGCCGTTCGTCATCAAGAGCTACGCGGCGACGCCGACCACCTCGACGATCGACGGCTCCGGGCTCACGACGGCGACGCTCGCGTTCAGCGCGACGACGTCCACGGTCGCCACGTCGATGACCATCTCGTACAAGGACCGCAACAACACGACGAAGACGCTGGCCATGTCCGCGCCGGCCGGCACCGGGTCCACCTGGACGGCGTCGCTGCCGACCGGCTCCGGGCCGTTCAACAGCGGGTCGGTGACCTACTCGCTGGCGGCCGTCGGGCCGCTGGGCGCGGCCGCGTCGAGCAACGTGTCGGTCAGCTACTCCGTCAGCACCACGCCGTCGTTCAACATCGACACGCACGCCGTGAGCCCGTCGTCGGTGCAGCTCGACGCGGCCGGCTACACGACGCAGCAGATGACCGTCACGGTCCACACGACGACGCCCGCCTCCGCCGTCAGCGTCAAGTACGCCGGCAAGACGGGGACGTCGGCCGGGTTCGCGCTGAACAGCAGCGACGCCGGGCAGACCTGGACCAAGGTGTTCCCGGTGGGGACGGGGCCGTTCAACAGCGGCGGCTCGACGTTCACGGTCACCGGCACCTCGCAGGGCGGCGCCACGGCGCAGTGGGCCACGACCGTCACGATGCTCGCCGCGTCGGCGACGCCCGTCGCGATCGTCGGCGTCACGGTCTCGCCGACGCCGTTCTGCGTCAGTGACTCCGCCTACACACTCTGGCAGAGCACGATCTACTACATCGGCGTCTCCGGCGTGAGCTCCACGGACGTCGTGGACGTGACGTTCAACGACGACTCCAAGACGAGCGCGAGCCTGACCAACGGCTTCCTCTACAACGGCTACTACGTCTTCCAGACCACCCTGCCGACCACGATGAAGTGGTCGGCCGCGGGGACCGCCCTGGTCGCCTCGATCAACGCCCGCCGCGTCTCGGACAACACGCAGACGCCGGGCAACTACTCGACCACCATCAAGCGCACCAGCAAGGCGAACCAGTGCTGA
- a CDS encoding type II secretion system protein, translated as MLTRLRPRHAADGGYTLIELLVVMMLMTVVGTMVTTGLVSSMRAARRGQNRTYTTADVSRAVERMSKQLRAATPLVSGSATAVSAETYHSNVRYRYTYTYTSATGTITETVARYASATAVSPSSTTTSTLIKNVTGSATMFAYYDRDNVVVDPATSLRDVARIVIAVTAKPSEQQPISVSTDVYLRNFTAL; from the coding sequence GTGCTGACGAGACTGCGGCCGCGCCACGCGGCGGACGGCGGCTACACGCTCATCGAGCTGCTCGTCGTCATGATGCTGATGACCGTCGTCGGGACGATGGTGACCACCGGGCTGGTGTCGTCGATGCGCGCGGCCCGCCGCGGCCAGAACCGCACCTACACCACCGCGGACGTGTCCCGGGCGGTCGAGCGGATGTCGAAGCAGCTCCGGGCGGCCACCCCGCTCGTCAGCGGCTCCGCGACGGCGGTCTCCGCGGAGACCTACCACAGCAACGTCCGCTACCGGTACACGTACACGTACACGAGCGCCACGGGCACGATCACCGAGACGGTCGCGCGGTACGCGAGCGCGACCGCCGTCTCGCCCTCGTCGACCACCACGAGCACGCTGATCAAGAACGTCACCGGCTCCGCGACGATGTTCGCCTACTACGACCGCGACAACGTCGTGGTCGACCCGGCGACCTCGCTGCGGGACGTGGCGCGGATCGTCATCGCGGTCACCGCGAAGCCGTCCGAGCAGCAGCCCATCTCGGTCTCCACCGACGTGTACCTCCGCAACTTCACCGCACTGTGA
- a CDS encoding prepilin peptidase, giving the protein MIVVACAVLGLLVGSFLNVVIWRVPRGESVVSPPSHCPGCDNPISPRDNVPVLSWLLLRGRCRHCGEPISARYPAVELLTAGVFAAMGARFGLSWALPAFLYLGAVSVALALIDLDHHRLPNALTLPSYPVGAVLLAGAAFAEADDPAHVLLRAALGMVILWVVYYLLWWLSRGKGIGFGDVRLSGVLGLYLAYLGWDVWFTGWMLTFFAGGLFGIALIVLRRATRKSKVPYGPFMIVGSLVAVWVGAWIADAYLGATVG; this is encoded by the coding sequence ATGATCGTTGTCGCGTGCGCCGTCCTCGGGCTGCTCGTCGGGTCGTTCCTCAACGTCGTGATCTGGCGCGTCCCGCGCGGCGAGAGCGTCGTGTCGCCGCCGTCGCACTGCCCGGGCTGCGACAACCCGATCAGCCCGCGCGACAACGTCCCCGTGCTGTCCTGGCTGCTGCTGCGCGGCCGCTGCCGCCACTGCGGCGAGCCGATCAGCGCCCGTTACCCGGCGGTCGAGCTGCTCACGGCGGGCGTCTTCGCGGCCATGGGGGCGCGGTTCGGGCTGAGCTGGGCGCTGCCGGCGTTCCTCTACCTCGGCGCCGTCTCCGTGGCGCTGGCGCTCATCGACCTGGACCACCACCGGCTGCCCAACGCCCTCACGCTGCCCAGCTACCCGGTGGGGGCGGTGCTGCTGGCGGGGGCGGCGTTCGCGGAGGCGGACGACCCGGCGCACGTCCTGCTGCGCGCGGCGCTCGGCATGGTCATCCTCTGGGTCGTCTACTACCTGCTCTGGTGGCTCTCCCGCGGCAAGGGCATCGGCTTCGGCGACGTGCGCCTGTCCGGCGTCCTCGGCCTCTACCTGGCGTACCTGGGCTGGGACGTGTGGTTCACCGGCTGGATGCTGACGTTCTTCGCGGGCGGTCTGTTCGGGATCGCCCTGATCGTCCTGCGCCGCGCCACGCGCAAGAGCAAGGTGCCGTACGGCCCGTTCATGATCGTGGGGAGCCTCGTCGCCGTCTGGGTGGGGGCGTGGATCGCCGACGCCTACCTCGGCGCCACCGTCGGCTGA
- the pilM gene encoding type IV pilus assembly protein PilM, with protein sequence MGVKTAVGLDIGTSSVRAAEMNLSKRPAVLERFGQVALPPGTVRDGEVVDPDTVARAIKQLWATAKFSTKKVVLGVSNQKVIVRQVDLPWLPADELRKSLAFQVQDFIPIPVEQAILDFHPLEEFTNESGGRMIRVLLVAASRDMVAAAMEAAQRAGLTPVMVDLTPFAMLRALAPVDAAGFAAEAEALVDVGASVTNIVVHQGGVPRFVRILLMGGNDVTDAVAERMGVPVEQAEALKWQTGMGAGAYEGASPAARVIDQHAGQFLEEVRGSLDYYLAQPQAARLSRVVVSGGGAQLAGLVQRLGEVLRVPVVPGRPLSNVRIGKLGLSEEQLGHVEPLATVPVGLAMGVA encoded by the coding sequence GTGGGAGTCAAGACCGCAGTGGGGCTCGACATCGGGACCTCCAGCGTGCGGGCGGCCGAGATGAACCTGAGCAAGCGGCCGGCCGTGCTGGAGCGCTTCGGCCAGGTCGCGCTGCCGCCGGGCACCGTGCGCGACGGCGAGGTCGTCGACCCGGACACCGTCGCGCGCGCCATCAAGCAGCTCTGGGCGACCGCCAAGTTCTCGACCAAGAAGGTCGTGCTGGGCGTGTCGAACCAGAAGGTGATCGTCCGGCAGGTGGACCTGCCCTGGCTGCCCGCGGACGAGCTGCGCAAGTCGCTCGCGTTCCAGGTCCAGGACTTCATCCCGATCCCGGTCGAGCAGGCGATCCTCGACTTCCACCCGTTGGAGGAGTTCACCAACGAGTCCGGCGGCCGGATGATCCGCGTCCTGCTTGTCGCCGCGTCGCGCGACATGGTCGCCGCGGCGATGGAGGCGGCGCAGCGCGCGGGCCTGACGCCGGTCATGGTGGACCTGACGCCGTTCGCGATGCTGCGGGCCCTCGCCCCGGTCGACGCGGCGGGCTTCGCCGCCGAGGCCGAGGCGCTCGTCGACGTCGGCGCCAGCGTCACGAACATCGTCGTCCACCAGGGCGGGGTGCCGCGGTTCGTCCGCATCCTGCTCATGGGCGGCAACGACGTGACCGACGCGGTGGCCGAGCGCATGGGCGTCCCGGTCGAGCAGGCCGAGGCCCTCAAGTGGCAGACCGGCATGGGCGCCGGCGCCTACGAGGGCGCCTCGCCCGCCGCGCGGGTCATCGACCAGCACGCGGGCCAGTTCCTCGAGGAGGTCCGGGGCTCGCTCGACTACTACCTCGCCCAGCCGCAGGCCGCCCGCCTGTCGCGCGTCGTCGTCAGCGGCGGCGGCGCGCAGCTCGCCGGCCTGGTGCAGCGCCTCGGCGAGGTCCTGCGGGTCCCGGTCGTCCCGGGCCGCCCGCTCTCGAACGTCCGCATCGGCAAGCTCGGTCTCTCCGAGGAACAGCTCGGTCACGTGGAACCGCTCGCCACCGTGCCCGTTGGACTCGCGATGGGGGTGGCGTAA
- a CDS encoding PilN domain-containing protein, with the protein MAATQLGSSTTTAVAPKVNLLPPEIAEKARLRKAQLAMAGTGLAAVAVVGLLYTQQTAKVSEARAAKDEAVATNVDLQTELHKLDNVQQTRVKVDAAKATLASAMAQEVTWSTYLHDMTLTIPEEVWLTSFNAQVNPPVTTPGATAPVLDPGIGVVTINGVAFSHDDVAAWLESLAKEKGYANPYFTQAVEGEINKRTVVNFTSTVNLTPAALSGRYTNPKGLER; encoded by the coding sequence GTGGCGGCCACGCAGCTCGGGAGCAGCACGACCACGGCGGTCGCGCCGAAGGTCAACCTGCTCCCGCCGGAGATCGCCGAGAAGGCGCGGCTCCGCAAGGCGCAGCTCGCGATGGCGGGCACCGGCCTCGCGGCCGTCGCCGTCGTCGGCCTGCTGTACACGCAGCAGACCGCGAAGGTGTCGGAGGCCCGCGCGGCCAAGGACGAGGCCGTCGCGACCAACGTCGACCTCCAGACCGAGCTCCACAAGCTGGACAACGTGCAGCAGACGCGCGTGAAGGTCGACGCGGCCAAGGCCACGCTGGCCTCCGCGATGGCCCAGGAGGTCACCTGGTCCACGTACCTGCACGACATGACGCTGACCATCCCGGAGGAGGTCTGGCTCACCAGCTTCAACGCGCAGGTGAACCCGCCCGTCACCACCCCCGGCGCCACCGCACCGGTCCTCGACCCGGGCATCGGCGTCGTCACGATCAACGGCGTGGCGTTCTCGCACGACGACGTGGCCGCCTGGCTGGAGAGCCTGGCGAAGGAGAAGGGATACGCGAACCCCTACTTCACGCAGGCCGTCGAGGGCGAGATCAACAAGCGCACCGTCGTGAACTTCACCTCGACCGTGAACCTCACCCCGGCCGCGCTGTCCGGCCGGTACACGAACCCGAAGGGACTGGAGCGATGA
- the pilO gene encoding type 4a pilus biogenesis protein PilO gives MTKLRQLWLLTAVGSLAVLAAGYFLLVSPKSNEASALRDDVETQLQANTKLKSQIAMLNKQKKDLPRLQAELEKFASRIPADDPGLPAFVRSLSDAAENAGAELVGVSPASPVRVQAAPTAGTVTAAAAAGPGLALAQIPVSVQVSGSYSQISQFFSEVEGLSRAFLITNVAVQPDKKAANPSEAGTAAVDRYRLSASLSGNLFMTTTAVAAPAPVKPVADETK, from the coding sequence ATGACCAAGCTCCGGCAGCTCTGGCTGCTGACGGCGGTGGGGTCGCTCGCGGTCCTCGCGGCCGGCTACTTCCTCCTCGTCTCGCCGAAGTCGAACGAGGCGTCCGCGCTGCGCGACGACGTCGAGACCCAGCTCCAGGCGAACACCAAGCTCAAGTCGCAGATCGCGATGCTGAACAAGCAGAAGAAGGACCTGCCGCGGCTCCAGGCGGAGCTGGAGAAGTTCGCGTCGCGGATCCCCGCCGACGACCCGGGCCTCCCGGCGTTCGTCCGGTCGCTGTCGGACGCCGCCGAGAACGCCGGCGCCGAGCTGGTCGGCGTCTCGCCGGCGAGCCCGGTGCGCGTGCAGGCGGCCCCGACCGCCGGCACCGTGACCGCCGCCGCGGCGGCCGGCCCCGGCCTGGCGCTCGCGCAGATCCCGGTGAGCGTGCAGGTGTCCGGCAGCTACAGCCAGATCTCGCAGTTCTTCAGCGAGGTCGAGGGCCTGTCCCGCGCGTTCCTCATCACGAACGTCGCCGTGCAGCCGGACAAGAAGGCGGCGAACCCGTCCGAGGCCGGTACGGCCGCCGTCGACCGGTACCGGCTGAGCGCGTCGCTGTCCGGCAACCTGTTCATGACCACCACCGCCGTCGCTGCGCCCGCCCCGGTCAAGCCGGTCGCGGACGAGACGAAGTAG
- the aroC gene encoding chorismate synthase yields MLRYLTAGESHGPALVAVLEGVPAGVEVTSDEIADELARRRAGYGRGARMQFERDEVALLGGVIHGRTIGAPVAVRIGNTEWPKWSVVMSADPVDPAELEGLARAGPLTRPRPGHADLAGMQKYSLDTARPVLERASARETASRVAVGTVAKAFLRQALGASVVSHVVRIGSVTAPEGVWPGPDDLDAVDSDPCRCFDRAAGAAMVAEIDAAKADADTLGGVVEVIVYGLPPGLGSHVHWDRRIDSRLAGALMGIQAIKGVEFGDGFAVAARRGSRAHDEISVESGSVARVTARAGGVEGGMTTGEPLRVRAAMKPISTLSRPLGTLDTRTGEPAKAIAQRSDVCAVPAAGVIAEAVVAIALADAALEKLGGDSVAETARNLRGYLDNLVVR; encoded by the coding sequence GTGCTGCGCTACCTCACCGCCGGTGAGTCCCACGGCCCCGCGCTGGTCGCGGTGCTCGAGGGCGTGCCCGCGGGCGTCGAGGTGACCTCCGACGAGATCGCCGACGAGCTGGCCCGCCGCCGCGCCGGGTACGGCCGCGGCGCGCGGATGCAGTTCGAGCGCGACGAGGTCGCGCTGCTCGGCGGCGTCATCCACGGCCGCACCATCGGCGCGCCGGTGGCGGTGCGGATCGGCAACACCGAGTGGCCGAAGTGGTCGGTCGTCATGTCCGCCGACCCCGTCGACCCGGCCGAGCTGGAGGGGCTGGCCCGCGCGGGGCCGCTGACCCGGCCGCGGCCCGGGCACGCCGACCTCGCCGGCATGCAGAAGTACTCGCTCGACACCGCCCGCCCGGTCCTCGAACGCGCCTCCGCGCGCGAGACGGCGTCGCGCGTCGCGGTGGGCACGGTGGCGAAGGCGTTTCTGCGGCAGGCGCTCGGCGCCTCCGTCGTGTCGCACGTCGTGCGGATCGGCTCGGTGACCGCGCCGGAGGGTGTCTGGCCCGGCCCGGACGACCTGGACGCCGTCGACAGCGACCCGTGCCGCTGCTTCGACCGCGCGGCGGGCGCGGCGATGGTCGCCGAGATCGACGCCGCCAAGGCCGACGCCGACACGTTGGGAGGCGTCGTCGAGGTCATCGTGTACGGCCTGCCGCCCGGCCTCGGCTCGCACGTCCACTGGGACCGGCGGATCGACTCGCGGCTGGCCGGCGCGCTCATGGGCATCCAGGCGATCAAGGGTGTGGAGTTCGGCGACGGGTTCGCGGTCGCGGCGCGGCGGGGGAGCCGGGCGCACGACGAGATCTCGGTCGAGAGCGGCTCGGTGGCGCGCGTCACCGCGCGCGCGGGCGGCGTCGAGGGCGGCATGACGACCGGCGAGCCGCTGCGCGTCCGCGCCGCGATGAAGCCCATCTCCACGCTGTCCCGGCCGCTCGGCACGCTGGACACGCGCACCGGCGAGCCGGCGAAGGCGATCGCGCAACGCTCCGACGTCTGCGCCGTGCCGGCCGCCGGCGTCATCGCCGAGGCGGTCGTGGCGATCGCGCTGGCGGACGCGGCATTGGAGAAGCTCGGCGGCGACTCCGTCGCCGAGACCGCCCGCAACCTGCGCGGGTACCTCGACAACCTGGTCGTTCGATGA
- a CDS encoding shikimate kinase translates to MSPACVLVGAPGAGKTTVGRLVAERLGVAFRDTDADVEAAAGKAIPDIFFEAGEAEFRALERAAVVAALRDHDGVLALGGGAVGDPDTRADLLVHPVVWLTVSLHDAAKRVGWGPGRPMLDLNPRARLAELMAARRPLYEEVATHTVETSGRAAEEVAADVVALLGAPAP, encoded by the coding sequence ATGAGCCCGGCCTGCGTGCTCGTCGGCGCGCCGGGCGCCGGCAAGACGACCGTCGGGCGGCTGGTCGCGGAGCGGCTGGGGGTGGCGTTCCGCGACACCGACGCCGACGTCGAGGCGGCGGCCGGCAAGGCGATCCCCGACATCTTCTTCGAGGCGGGCGAGGCGGAGTTCCGCGCGCTGGAACGCGCCGCGGTCGTGGCCGCGTTGCGCGACCACGACGGCGTGCTCGCGCTCGGCGGCGGCGCGGTCGGCGACCCGGACACCCGCGCCGACCTGCTGGTGCACCCGGTCGTCTGGCTCACCGTGTCGTTGCACGACGCCGCGAAGCGCGTCGGCTGGGGGCCGGGGCGGCCGATGCTCGACCTCAACCCGCGCGCCAGGCTGGCCGAGCTGATGGCGGCGCGCCGCCCGCTGTACGAGGAGGTCGCGACGCACACCGTCGAGACCTCCGGCCGGGCCGCCGAGGAGGTCGCGGCGGACGTGGTCGCGCTGCTCGGGGCACCGGCGCCGTGA
- the aroB gene encoding 3-dehydroquinate synthase, protein MTVERVTVATDPPYDVVIGRGAVEALGPLLSGVGQVAIVANAAVAAHADEVAAFVRSRGSAVMRVEVPDGEAAKDLRVANHVWAALGQAAFSRTDLVVGVGGGAVTDLAGFAAATWLRGVPVAHVPTTLLGMVDAAIGGKAAINTAAGKNLVGAFHQPELVVADVTALATLDQADYTAGLAEVVKAGFIADPAILTLVERDVAAVLGRDEAVVTELVTRAVRVKADVVGADPRESGRRLVLNYGHTLAHAIEHDAGYGAWRHGDAVAVGLVYAAAVGRRRRFGALDDATADRHRAILEALGLPTRYEAGAWPRLRAAMRTDKKTRGDRLRFVVLDALGQPSVLDSPNESLLEAAYAEVAG, encoded by the coding sequence GTGACCGTCGAACGCGTCACCGTCGCGACCGATCCGCCGTACGACGTCGTCATCGGCCGCGGCGCCGTCGAGGCGCTCGGCCCGCTGCTCTCCGGCGTCGGGCAGGTGGCGATCGTCGCCAACGCGGCGGTGGCGGCGCACGCCGACGAGGTGGCGGCGTTCGTCCGCTCCCGCGGGTCCGCCGTGATGCGCGTCGAGGTGCCGGACGGCGAGGCGGCGAAGGACCTGCGCGTCGCCAACCACGTGTGGGCGGCGCTGGGGCAGGCGGCGTTCAGCCGCACCGACCTCGTGGTCGGCGTCGGCGGCGGCGCGGTGACCGACCTGGCCGGGTTCGCGGCGGCCACCTGGCTGCGCGGCGTCCCGGTCGCGCACGTCCCCACGACGTTGCTCGGCATGGTCGACGCCGCGATCGGCGGCAAGGCCGCGATCAACACGGCGGCGGGCAAGAACCTCGTCGGGGCGTTCCACCAGCCGGAGCTCGTGGTCGCCGACGTGACGGCGCTGGCGACGCTGGACCAGGCCGATTACACGGCCGGGCTGGCGGAGGTCGTGAAGGCCGGCTTCATCGCCGACCCGGCGATCCTGACCCTGGTCGAACGCGACGTCGCCGCCGTGCTGGGCCGCGACGAGGCGGTCGTGACCGAGCTGGTGACACGGGCGGTGCGCGTCAAGGCCGACGTCGTCGGCGCCGACCCGCGCGAGTCGGGGCGGCGGCTGGTGCTCAACTACGGCCACACGCTCGCGCACGCGATCGAGCACGATGCCGGCTACGGCGCCTGGCGGCACGGCGACGCCGTCGCGGTCGGGCTGGTCTACGCGGCCGCCGTCGGGCGGCGCCGCCGCTTCGGCGCGCTGGACGACGCGACCGCCGACCGGCACCGCGCGATCCTGGAGGCGCTCGGCCTGCCCACCCGCTACGAGGCGGGCGCGTGGCCGCGGCTGCGCGCCGCGATGCGCACCGACAAGAAGACGCGCGGCGACCGGCTGCGCTTCGTGGTCCTCGACGCGCTCGGTCAGCCGTCGGTGCTGGACAGCCCGAACGAGTCGTTGCTGGAAGCCGCGTACGCGGAGGTCGCCGGGTGA
- the aroQ gene encoding type II 3-dehydroquinate dehydratase, translated as MNPIYVLNGPNLGRLGRREPEVYGTRTYDDLVREVEATAAELAIAVDVRQTDDEATLIGWLHEAAERASGVVLNPAAFTHYSYAVRDAAAMLGVPLVEVHLSNIAAREEFRRHSVVSGVAAGVVSGFGFDSYRLALRALVTLLGDT; from the coding sequence GTGAACCCGATCTACGTGCTCAACGGACCGAACCTCGGGCGGCTCGGCCGCCGCGAGCCGGAGGTCTACGGCACGCGCACCTACGACGACCTGGTGCGCGAGGTCGAGGCGACCGCCGCCGAGCTCGCCATCGCTGTCGACGTGCGGCAGACCGACGACGAGGCGACGCTGATCGGCTGGCTGCACGAGGCCGCCGAGCGCGCGAGCGGCGTCGTGCTGAACCCGGCGGCGTTCACCCACTACTCGTACGCCGTGCGCGACGCGGCGGCCATGCTCGGCGTGCCGCTCGTCGAGGTCCACCTGTCGAACATCGCGGCGCGGGAGGAGTTCCGCCGCCACTCGGTCGTGTCCGGGGTGGCGGCGGGGGTCGTCTCCGGCTTCGGCTTCGACTCGTACCGGCTCGCGCTGCGGGCGCTCGTCACACTCCTGGGAGACACCTGA
- a CDS encoding aminopeptidase P family protein: MPEIHEARRGALRAVLADTGADAALVTRLVNVRYLTGFTGSNGALLVTADEAVLATDGRYITQSERQAPDVERAIVGAPATSLAERAAKAGAHRLAYESHDVTVDLYEALSAAGPSLGKLGRAVETLRAVKDEEEIGLLREACAVADRAFARLLPSLRPGRTEKDVGRELEALMLEEGGDGPSFETIVASGPNSAVPHHRPTDRELGAGEFVKLDFGSVYRGYHSDMTRTVVLGTAADWQREVYALVAAAQAAGREALAVGAVCGEVDRVSRDVIVAGGHGDDYTHSLGHGVGLEIHEAPTLRGGATDTLADRMPVTVEPGVYLAGRGGVRIEDTLVVRAAGPELLTTTTKELLEL; this comes from the coding sequence ATGCCCGAGATCCACGAGGCCCGCCGCGGCGCGCTGCGCGCCGTGCTCGCCGACACCGGCGCCGACGCGGCGCTCGTCACGCGGCTGGTCAACGTCCGCTACCTGACCGGGTTCACCGGCAGCAACGGCGCCCTCCTCGTCACCGCCGACGAGGCCGTGCTGGCCACGGACGGGCGCTACATCACGCAGTCGGAACGCCAGGCGCCCGACGTCGAACGCGCCATCGTCGGCGCGCCCGCCACCTCGCTCGCCGAGCGCGCGGCGAAGGCCGGCGCGCACCGGCTCGCGTACGAGTCGCACGACGTCACCGTCGACCTGTACGAGGCGCTGTCGGCGGCCGGCCCGTCGCTCGGCAAGCTCGGCCGGGCGGTCGAGACGTTGCGGGCGGTGAAGGACGAGGAGGAGATCGGCCTGCTGCGCGAGGCGTGCGCCGTGGCCGACCGGGCGTTCGCGCGGCTGCTGCCGTCGCTGCGGCCCGGGCGTACCGAGAAGGACGTCGGCCGCGAGCTCGAGGCGCTGATGCTGGAGGAGGGCGGCGACGGGCCGTCGTTCGAGACGATCGTCGCGTCCGGCCCGAACAGCGCCGTCCCGCACCACCGGCCGACCGACCGCGAGCTGGGTGCCGGCGAGTTCGTGAAGCTCGACTTCGGCTCGGTCTACCGCGGCTACCACTCGGACATGACCCGCACCGTGGTGCTCGGCACCGCCGCGGACTGGCAGCGCGAGGTCTACGCGCTCGTCGCCGCCGCGCAGGCGGCCGGGCGCGAGGCGCTCGCGGTCGGCGCCGTCTGCGGCGAGGTCGACCGGGTGTCCCGCGACGTCATCGTCGCGGGCGGCCACGGCGACGACTACACGCACTCGCTCGGGCACGGCGTCGGCCTGGAGATCCACGAGGCGCCGACGCTGCGCGGCGGCGCAACCGATACACTCGCCGACCGGATGCCGGTCACGGTGGAGCCGGGCGTGTACCTCGCCGGCCGCGGCGGCGTCCGTATCGAGGACACGCTCGTCGTGCGAGCGGCGGGCCCCGAGCTGCTGACGACGACGACCAAAGAGCTTCTGGAGCTGTAG